A region from the Leptolyngbya iicbica LK genome encodes:
- a CDS encoding arsenic resistance protein, giving the protein MWTVIAWLKKNLVWSIPIFMVAGLVFGAIANPAFLKATIIPLTFLMVYPMMINLQVQKVFSGGDTKVQLVTQFINFAVIPFVAFGLAQLFFSDRPLVALGLLLASLLPTSGMTISWTGFAKGNISAAVKMTVIGLILGSLATPFYAKWLMGTVVEIPMAEVFKQIVIIVFLPLILGVVTRMVLIAQVGQAKYNKNLKHKFPAFSTLGVLGIVFVAMALKAKDILSNPMMLLSFLVPLAILYTINFVLSTVVGKLAFNRGDAIALVYGTVMRNLSIALAIAMTAFGKEAGSEIAIIIAMAYIIQVQAAAWYVKFTDRLFGEAPTELLGSET; this is encoded by the coding sequence ATGTGGACTGTCATTGCCTGGCTAAAGAAGAATTTGGTCTGGTCAATTCCAATATTTATGGTGGCGGGTTTGGTGTTTGGCGCGATCGCGAACCCAGCGTTTCTCAAGGCCACCATCATTCCCCTCACCTTTTTGATGGTTTATCCGATGATGATTAACCTGCAGGTGCAGAAGGTCTTTTCGGGGGGCGATACCAAGGTGCAACTGGTCACACAGTTCATTAACTTTGCGGTGATTCCCTTTGTGGCGTTTGGGTTGGCCCAGCTTTTCTTTAGCGATCGCCCCCTAGTGGCGTTGGGCTTGCTATTGGCCTCGCTCTTGCCTACCAGCGGCATGACCATTTCTTGGACGGGCTTTGCCAAGGGCAATATCAGCGCTGCCGTCAAAATGACGGTGATTGGCCTGATTTTGGGCTCCCTGGCGACGCCGTTTTATGCCAAGTGGCTGATGGGGACGGTGGTCGAGATCCCCATGGCCGAGGTGTTTAAGCAAATTGTGATTATCGTCTTCTTGCCGTTAATTTTGGGCGTGGTGACGCGGATGGTGTTGATTGCTCAGGTCGGTCAGGCCAAGTACAACAAAAATTTGAAGCACAAGTTTCCCGCGTTTTCCACCCTGGGCGTGTTGGGGATTGTCTTTGTCGCCATGGCGCTGAAGGCCAAAGACATTTTGTCGAACCCCATGATGTTGTTGTCGTTCCTGGTGCCGTTGGCGATTCTCTACACCATCAACTTTGTGCTGAGTACGGTGGTGGGCAAACTGGCCTTCAATCGGGGGGATGCGATCGCGCTGGTGTACGGCACGGTCATGCGTAACCTGTCTATTGCGTTGGCGATCGCCATGACCGCCTTTGGCAAAGAAGCCGGGTCGGAAATCGCCATTATCATCGCCATGGCTTACATCATTCAGGTGCAGGCAGCGGCCTGGTATGTCAAATTCACCGATCGCTTGTTTGGGGAAGCGCCCACCGAACTGCTCGGGTCAGAGACTTAA
- a CDS encoding cation:proton antiporter domain-containing protein yields MDGIRELVIDNPLMAFTTLLMVSLTLPPLFERVRLPGLVGLLLAGVLLGPSGLGLLDPAGEIEKLFADIGKVYLMFVAALEIDLREFSRNRDRAMTFGGLTFAIPLIGGILLGRWTGFGWVSAVLIGSLMASHTLLAYPIVMRLGVTRDESVTVTVGATIFTDIAALLVLAVCVSLQGGDFSPWSLTLQLVGLGAYAAAVLFGLDWAGRLYFRRTGSEQGNQFLFVLLAVFLAAVGAQMVNVDKVVGAFLAGLAVNGVVGDGPVKEKVEFFGSVLFIPFFFVCMGLLLDVPVFLEALTDRLGLTVGIVLTLILTKFLAAAIAGLWFRYSRIQILTMWSLSLPQVAATLAAALVGLQVGLITAPVFNAVIVLMLVTSLLGSTTTSRFASQLPLPAGPLVAEDSLADDWLTTEGTPQKPFVVVVPLSNPATQRYLIEMASFIARHEKGYIVPLAIAPAHAHMDDPKLLMALNHHQKLLDAAQAISEAVGTEARPQIRIDDDLADGISRTAREHHAQLVVMGRSQTEGLRARLLGSIIDNVFWASHCPVAVTRLKKAPIDLKRILIPVKIMTPQTIHTIRFGQVFAATHEASITLLHVSDRTHSADDLQHFKDQLHAVMAEGDPVEYGIKCIRHDDPATVILTAARHVDLVILRSMRRRTAAGLAVSDVTHRVMDDIPCSVVLFGEPHS; encoded by the coding sequence GTGGATGGGATTCGGGAATTGGTGATTGATAATCCCCTAATGGCCTTCACCACGTTATTGATGGTGAGCCTCACTTTGCCACCATTGTTTGAGCGGGTGCGGTTGCCAGGGTTGGTGGGGCTGTTGTTGGCGGGGGTATTGCTGGGCCCCAGCGGATTGGGTTTGCTCGATCCGGCAGGCGAAATTGAGAAGCTCTTTGCTGATATTGGCAAGGTTTATCTCATGTTCGTCGCAGCGCTAGAAATTGACCTGAGGGAATTTAGCCGCAACCGCGATCGCGCGATGACCTTTGGGGGGCTGACTTTTGCCATTCCCTTAATCGGCGGCATTTTGTTGGGCCGTTGGACGGGCTTTGGCTGGGTTTCGGCGGTGCTCATCGGTTCGCTCATGGCGTCTCACACTCTGCTGGCGTACCCCATCGTCATGCGGCTGGGGGTCACCCGCGACGAGTCCGTCACCGTCACCGTCGGCGCGACGATTTTTACCGATATTGCGGCTTTGCTGGTGTTGGCGGTATGCGTATCGCTGCAGGGGGGCGACTTTTCGCCTTGGTCATTAACGCTGCAACTGGTGGGCTTGGGGGCTTACGCCGCCGCCGTGCTGTTTGGGCTGGACTGGGCCGGTCGGCTGTATTTTCGCCGTACCGGGAGTGAACAGGGCAACCAATTTTTGTTCGTCCTGCTGGCGGTATTTTTGGCCGCCGTCGGGGCGCAGATGGTCAACGTCGATAAAGTCGTCGGGGCGTTTCTCGCAGGCTTAGCTGTCAACGGTGTGGTGGGCGATGGCCCCGTGAAAGAAAAGGTGGAATTTTTTGGCAGTGTGCTCTTCATCCCCTTCTTTTTCGTCTGCATGGGGCTGCTGCTCGATGTCCCGGTATTTCTAGAAGCGCTGACCGATCGCCTCGGGTTGACTGTCGGCATTGTGCTGACGCTGATACTGACCAAGTTTTTGGCGGCAGCGATCGCGGGCCTCTGGTTTCGCTATAGCCGCATCCAAATCTTAACCATGTGGTCCCTGTCTCTGCCCCAGGTAGCAGCCACATTGGCCGCCGCGCTTGTGGGCTTGCAGGTGGGGCTGATTACCGCGCCCGTGTTTAATGCGGTGATTGTGCTGATGCTGGTCACGTCTCTGTTGGGTTCCACGACCACCAGTCGCTTTGCCAGCCAATTGCCGCTGCCCGCTGGGCCACTCGTCGCCGAAGACAGCCTGGCCGATGACTGGCTCACCACCGAAGGAACACCGCAAAAGCCGTTTGTCGTGGTCGTGCCGCTATCGAATCCCGCCACGCAGCGCTATTTGATTGAGATGGCCTCCTTCATCGCTCGCCATGAAAAAGGGTATATCGTGCCGCTGGCGATCGCCCCAGCCCATGCCCATATGGATGACCCGAAATTGCTCATGGCCTTGAACCACCACCAAAAACTCTTAGACGCCGCCCAAGCCATTAGTGAAGCCGTCGGCACCGAAGCCCGGCCCCAAATCCGCATTGACGACGATCTGGCCGACGGCATTAGCCGTACGGCCCGCGAACACCATGCCCAGTTGGTGGTGATGGGCCGCAGCCAAACCGAGGGATTACGCGCTCGCCTGCTGGGCAGCATTATCGACAATGTATTTTGGGCCTCGCACTGCCCGGTGGCGGTGACCCGGTTAAAGAAAGCGCCCATTGACTTGAAACGGATCCTGATTCCCGTCAAGATCATGACTCCGCAAACGATTCACACCATCCGGTTTGGACAGGTGTTTGCGGCTACTCACGAGGCTTCCATTACGCTGCTACACGTCAGCGATCGCACCCATTCCGCTGACGACCTGCAACACTTCAAAGACCAATTGCACGCCGTGATGGCTGAGGGCGATCCGGTCGAGTACGGCATCAAATGCATCCGCCACGATGATCCGGCTACGGTCATTTTGACCGCCGCCCGCCATGTCGATCTCGTAATTTTGCGATCGATGCGACGGCGCACGGCGGCGGGTTTAGCCGTCAGCGATGTCACCCATCGGGTCATGGATGACATTCCCTGCTCCGTCGTCCTCTTTGGCGAACCCCATTCCTAG
- a CDS encoding CO2 hydration protein produces MTTTLTQKPGIIPPSNHPHADVIHRLEAGGSMLPDTPENLMQIIGIYKAYAVPMDFYWRDLLYIAERVFLDPLPAFKYFLPKEYLDLHNHYAGDTADLRIWRGEATAHPELLEFMEKGEMKRKLPKLFHHLWHDRVNMEFAEACMKAMLWHQDMGGRYNDYLYTDEYKANCDLAIKAYFKRNPLMLGLHKLFPEMFYEKCRELSYYSNLGLFWEVMAPVFFEMSDIYDEGGFKGVPDAMDFLVNGIFAVAGRPIYHHVYIGDECFELIPKSKGFTWLYEAALPYVESVFYRTAPFRGTKSYNAQAGQVPADQNDFHYGILYADVFPVGSAGIPPTLLMQDMLHFLPPYLLEYYQQYCRGEDDMLIQLGITFQRSMYNVTSAVIQALRTALLYPLDDPNPRHRMANRQFFEAQMDRFLRPEARLRDIQSQDYR; encoded by the coding sequence ATGACCACTACCCTCACGCAAAAACCCGGCATTATTCCCCCATCCAATCACCCCCATGCGGATGTGATTCACCGACTAGAGGCAGGCGGCTCGATGCTGCCCGACACGCCAGAAAACCTGATGCAAATCATCGGCATTTACAAGGCGTACGCCGTGCCGATGGACTTTTACTGGCGGGATTTGCTCTACATTGCCGAGCGAGTCTTCCTCGATCCGCTCCCGGCATTCAAATACTTCTTGCCCAAGGAATATTTGGATCTGCACAACCACTACGCGGGTGACACCGCCGATTTGCGCATCTGGCGCGGTGAGGCGACGGCTCATCCCGAACTGCTGGAGTTTATGGAAAAAGGGGAAATGAAGCGCAAGCTTCCCAAACTCTTCCATCACCTCTGGCACGATCGCGTCAACATGGAATTTGCCGAAGCCTGCATGAAGGCGATGCTGTGGCACCAGGACATGGGCGGCCGCTACAACGACTACCTCTATACCGATGAATACAAGGCGAACTGCGATCTCGCTATCAAAGCCTACTTCAAGCGCAATCCGCTGATGCTGGGGCTGCACAAGCTGTTCCCCGAGATGTTCTACGAAAAATGTCGGGAACTGTCCTACTACTCCAACCTGGGCCTGTTTTGGGAAGTCATGGCCCCCGTCTTCTTCGAAATGAGCGACATCTATGACGAAGGCGGCTTTAAGGGCGTGCCCGATGCCATGGACTTTTTGGTGAATGGCATTTTTGCTGTCGCGGGTCGCCCCATCTATCACCATGTCTACATCGGCGATGAATGCTTCGAGTTGATTCCCAAATCGAAGGGCTTTACCTGGCTATACGAAGCGGCCCTCCCCTATGTAGAGTCAGTTTTCTATCGCACGGCACCCTTCCGGGGGACGAAATCCTACAATGCCCAGGCGGGCCAAGTTCCGGCCGATCAGAATGATTTCCACTACGGCATCCTGTACGCCGATGTCTTCCCCGTAGGCAGTGCGGGCATTCCCCCGACGCTGCTGATGCAAGACATGCTCCACTTTTTGCCCCCTTACCTGCTGGAGTATTACCAGCAATACTGCCGGGGCGAAGACGACATGCTGATTCAGTTGGGCATAACCTTCCAGCGATCGATGTACAACGTCACCTCGGCGGTGATTCAAGCGCTGAGGACGGCGCTCTTGTATCCGCTGGATGATCCAAATCCCCGCCACCGCATGGCCAATCGGCAGTTCTTTGAAGCGCAAATGGACCGCTTTTTGCGTCCCGAAGCGCGACTCCGCGATATCCAAAGTCAGGATTATCGCTAG
- a CDS encoding Mrp/NBP35 family ATP-binding protein, whose product MTLDVPSILQVLRPVQDPELQKSLVELNMIRNVAVNDGDVSFTLVLTTPACPLREFIVEDCEKAVRTLPGVKSVNVEVTAETPQQKSLPDRQGIEGVKNIIAVSSGKGGVGKSTVAVNLAVALAQVGAKVGLIDADIYGPNAPTMLGLESANVVVQQGAQGEVLEPAFNHGVKMVSMGFLIDRDQPVIWRGPMLNGVIRQFLYQVTWGELDYLVVDLPPGTGDAQLTLAQAVPMAGAVIVTTPQNVALSDARRGLKMFQQLKVPVIGIVENMSYFIPPDMPDKQYDIFGSGGGEKAAQELGVPLIGCVPLEMDVREGGDRGIPIVVQSPESASAKALVEIAKSVAGKVSVAALAS is encoded by the coding sequence ATGACTTTGGATGTCCCCTCCATTCTGCAAGTGCTGCGCCCGGTGCAAGACCCCGAACTCCAAAAGAGTCTGGTCGAGCTGAACATGATCCGCAATGTGGCGGTCAACGACGGCGACGTGAGTTTCACTCTAGTGCTCACCACCCCCGCCTGCCCCTTGCGCGAGTTCATTGTTGAAGACTGCGAAAAAGCGGTGCGCACCTTACCTGGCGTGAAGTCGGTGAATGTGGAGGTCACCGCCGAAACCCCCCAGCAAAAATCCTTGCCCGATCGCCAAGGCATCGAGGGGGTCAAAAATATCATCGCGGTCTCCAGCGGCAAGGGCGGTGTGGGCAAAAGCACCGTCGCGGTGAACCTGGCCGTCGCGCTCGCTCAGGTTGGGGCCAAAGTGGGCCTGATCGACGCGGATATCTATGGCCCCAACGCCCCGACCATGTTGGGCCTCGAAAGCGCCAACGTGGTGGTGCAGCAAGGGGCGCAGGGCGAAGTGCTGGAACCCGCCTTTAACCACGGCGTCAAGATGGTGTCCATGGGCTTTTTGATCGATCGCGACCAGCCCGTGATCTGGCGTGGCCCCATGTTGAATGGTGTCATTCGCCAGTTTCTGTATCAGGTCACCTGGGGCGAACTCGATTATCTCGTGGTGGATCTGCCACCGGGCACCGGCGATGCCCAACTGACCCTGGCCCAAGCTGTCCCCATGGCGGGTGCAGTGATTGTCACCACACCGCAAAATGTGGCTTTATCCGATGCCCGACGCGGCTTAAAGATGTTCCAACAGCTCAAAGTGCCCGTAATTGGCATTGTGGAAAATATGAGCTATTTCATTCCGCCAGACATGCCCGACAAGCAATACGACATCTTTGGCTCCGGCGGCGGCGAAAAAGCGGCTCAAGAACTGGGAGTGCCGCTGATTGGCTGTGTGCCCCTGGAAATGGACGTGCGGGAAGGGGGCGATCGCGGCATCCCCATTGTGGTGCAGTCGCCGGAAAGCGCCTCGGCCAAGGCACTCGTTGAGATTGCCAAGTCCGTTGCGGGCAAAGTCTCCGTCGCCGCGCTAGCCTCCTAA
- a CDS encoding NADH-quinone oxidoreductase subunit M: MLSVLIWLPIIGALPIALLPQVTGKQARSLALAIAGFSVLWTIWLFTQFDLSNPGFQFREFFPWLPLLGLNYDLGLDGLSLLMVALNSLITWMALWSCSSEIDRPKLFYALMLLVSGGVAGAFLAQNLLLFFLLYEIELVPLYLLVAIWGGEKRNYAATKFLLYTAVSGALMLAAFLATVWLTEHTDFAYTPALGETLPLAGQIILLVMLLVAFGIKIPLVPFHTWLPDTYVAASTPVAMILGGVLAKLGTYGLFRFGLGMFPDAWSVVAPYLAVWAAISVLYGAITAIAQKDIKRMVAYSSIGHMGYVLLGGAAMTDLALTGAVSQMVSHGLILAILFHLVGVVEAKVGTRELDVLNGLMNPIRGLPMTSAMLVLGGMASAGIPGLVGFVTEFLVFQGSYATYPLQTLLCVIGTGLTAVYFVILLNRTCFGKLDNDIAYFPKVTFIERFPAWILASLILFLGLQPNWLVRWSESTASTLVATLPPTTPELQTPALPLVAELTRAPQVLD; encoded by the coding sequence ATGCTGAGTGTTTTAATCTGGCTTCCCATTATCGGCGCGTTGCCCATTGCGCTATTGCCGCAAGTCACGGGCAAGCAAGCGCGATCGCTAGCGTTAGCGATCGCGGGCTTCAGCGTCCTCTGGACAATCTGGCTGTTCACGCAATTTGACCTGAGCAATCCCGGCTTCCAGTTTCGTGAATTCTTCCCCTGGCTACCGCTGTTAGGGCTGAACTATGACCTGGGTTTGGATGGCCTGTCTTTATTGATGGTGGCGTTGAATTCCCTCATCACCTGGATGGCGCTGTGGAGTTGTTCCAGTGAAATTGATCGCCCCAAGCTGTTTTATGCCCTGATGCTGTTGGTCAGTGGCGGCGTGGCCGGGGCCTTTTTGGCGCAAAACTTGCTGCTCTTTTTCCTCTTGTATGAAATAGAGCTGGTGCCGCTCTATTTATTAGTGGCGATTTGGGGCGGTGAAAAGCGCAACTATGCCGCGACCAAGTTTTTGCTCTATACCGCCGTGTCGGGAGCACTCATGTTGGCGGCCTTTTTGGCGACGGTGTGGCTGACCGAGCATACGGACTTTGCTTACACCCCCGCTTTGGGCGAAACACTCCCGCTGGCAGGTCAGATTATCTTGTTGGTGATGTTGCTCGTTGCCTTTGGCATCAAGATTCCCCTGGTGCCTTTTCATACCTGGCTGCCGGATACTTACGTGGCAGCTTCCACTCCCGTCGCGATGATTTTGGGCGGGGTGCTGGCTAAGCTTGGCACCTATGGCCTGTTCCGCTTTGGGTTGGGCATGTTCCCCGATGCGTGGTCGGTGGTGGCCCCTTATTTGGCAGTGTGGGCGGCAATTAGTGTGCTGTATGGGGCAATTACCGCGATCGCGCAAAAAGACATCAAGCGCATGGTGGCTTACAGTTCCATCGGCCACATGGGCTACGTTCTCCTGGGCGGTGCGGCCATGACCGATTTGGCCCTCACCGGGGCAGTCAGCCAAATGGTTTCCCACGGGTTGATTTTGGCGATTCTCTTTCACCTGGTGGGGGTGGTGGAAGCCAAGGTGGGCACCCGCGAGCTAGACGTGCTCAATGGTCTGATGAATCCGATTCGGGGCTTACCCATGACCAGCGCCATGTTGGTGTTGGGCGGCATGGCCAGCGCGGGCATTCCCGGTCTTGTGGGTTTTGTGACGGAATTCCTCGTATTCCAGGGCAGCTATGCCACTTATCCCCTGCAAACGTTGCTGTGTGTGATTGGCACAGGTTTAACAGCGGTCTATTTCGTCATCCTGCTGAACCGCACCTGTTTCGGCAAGCTGGATAACGACATTGCCTACTTCCCCAAAGTGACTTTTATCGAGCGCTTTCCCGCCTGGATCTTGGCTTCGCTGATTCTCTTTTTGGGACTACAGCCGAACTGGTTAGTGCGTTGGAGCGAATCGACCGCCTCTACTTTAGTGGCGACCTTGCCGCCAACAACGCCCGAGTTGCAGACCCCGGCGCTGCCGTTGGTGGCGGAGTTAACCCGTGCCCCCCAGGTGTTGGATTAA
- a CDS encoding NUDIX hydrolase: MGKKKRIRSLAICVLRQGDRLLLHEGVDTVKGIRFGRPLGGGIEFGEHSREAVVREIREELGAEITDVELLGIMESIYVYEGEPGHEMVFVYSGRFVDESLYQRESLTITEGKRQFEAYWRSPQELQEQGILLVPEGLEDLL; the protein is encoded by the coding sequence ATGGGGAAGAAAAAACGCATTCGATCGCTGGCCATCTGTGTGCTGCGCCAGGGCGATCGCCTATTGCTGCACGAAGGGGTCGATACGGTCAAAGGCATTCGCTTTGGGCGACCGCTGGGGGGCGGCATCGAATTTGGTGAACATAGCCGCGAGGCGGTAGTACGCGAAATCCGCGAGGAGTTAGGCGCAGAGATTACCGATGTCGAGTTGCTAGGCATCATGGAATCGATTTACGTCTACGAGGGAGAACCCGGTCACGAGATGGTGTTCGTCTACAGCGGTCGCTTTGTCGACGAGAGTCTGTATCAGCGAGAGAGCTTGACCATCACCGAAGGCAAACGGCAGTTTGAAGCCTACTGGCGATCGCCCCAAGAGTTACAAGAGCAGGGCATCCTATTAGTGCCAGAGGGACTTGAAGACTTGCTGTAA
- a CDS encoding Tll0287-like domain-containing protein, whose protein sequence is MLHRLYLWSFAALLIVGGWLAAAPVVIAAPPPADLGRAVQEIENLDALRSGLASTLEGSDTMPTGETFKQVCKPVGMRAKQLSQENGWQVKQIATKYRNPAHAPDSDQARAALARFADNPDVMGFWDRETMDGQAGLRYYRRINVEASCLACHGAKGDRPDFVKAKYPDDKAFDFNVGDLRGMYAVFVPDEVKAAIETAVQ, encoded by the coding sequence ATGTTGCATCGTCTTTATCTGTGGAGCTTTGCCGCGCTGTTGATTGTGGGCGGCTGGTTAGCGGCTGCCCCAGTCGTGATCGCTGCCCCTCCACCCGCTGATTTGGGCCGCGCCGTGCAAGAAATTGAAAATCTCGACGCCCTGCGATCGGGCTTAGCCTCCACCCTGGAAGGCAGTGACACCATGCCAACGGGCGAGACCTTCAAGCAAGTGTGTAAACCGGTGGGTATGCGGGCCAAGCAACTGAGCCAGGAAAATGGCTGGCAAGTGAAGCAAATTGCCACCAAGTATCGCAATCCGGCCCATGCCCCTGACAGCGACCAGGCTCGTGCCGCCTTAGCCCGATTTGCGGATAATCCTGACGTGATGGGCTTTTGGGATCGCGAAACGATGGATGGTCAAGCGGGCTTGCGCTACTACCGGCGTATTAATGTCGAAGCCAGTTGCCTCGCCTGCCATGGGGCCAAGGGCGATCGCCCCGACTTTGTGAAAGCCAAATACCCCGACGACAAAGCCTTCGACTTTAACGTGGGTGACCTGCGGGGCATGTATGCCGTCTTTGTGCCCGATGAGGTGAAAGCGGCGATCGAAACTGCTGTGCAATAA
- a CDS encoding NAD(P)/FAD-dependent oxidoreductase, which yields MAHVVVVGAGLGGLSTAYELQHLLSKGKHTVTLISDKDQFTFTPGLIAVMFGHKSLSDVQLDLHEIVPPKGIRFVHGKATHLDPQQQAITAGDQTLDYDYLVIATGPQLATDLVPGLGPETGYTHSVCNPHHVEEAKAAWEALLENPGPVVVGAAPGAGCFGPLYEFALTVDHELRKRNLRDRVPITIVTPEPYIGHLGVRDVHNAHTVIAKLLAEKDIQFVENAAIARVEPATMILADGQRLPFQFSMVLPAFYGAQFLRDVPGLTNDKGFVPMLPTQQHPDFANIYSLGVASHLAQPDVTSVPIGLPKSGEMAEGMGMAVAHNIARELGVIKSAPVKATLGAVCFAEFGHDGLVFMANPVLPDPATGHYDRSFTLRGRWVPWAKQAFEIYYLAKMRFGSAVPWFERLGLKTLFGISLIKKTVPNQPTDPPQENAVLSH from the coding sequence ATGGCCCATGTGGTGGTAGTCGGCGCGGGCTTAGGGGGCTTGTCAACGGCCTATGAGCTGCAACATCTGTTGTCTAAGGGCAAGCACACAGTCACGCTGATCTCGGATAAAGATCAGTTCACGTTCACGCCGGGGTTGATTGCGGTCATGTTTGGCCACAAGTCCCTGTCAGATGTGCAGTTGGACTTGCACGAAATCGTGCCACCCAAAGGCATTCGCTTCGTGCACGGTAAAGCGACCCATCTCGATCCGCAGCAGCAAGCCATCACTGCGGGGGACCAAACCCTCGATTACGACTATTTGGTCATCGCCACTGGGCCACAATTGGCCACTGACTTAGTGCCAGGACTGGGGCCAGAGACGGGGTATACCCACTCCGTCTGCAATCCGCACCATGTGGAAGAGGCCAAGGCCGCTTGGGAAGCGCTATTAGAAAATCCTGGGCCAGTCGTGGTTGGTGCCGCACCGGGGGCGGGCTGTTTTGGGCCACTGTATGAGTTTGCGCTGACCGTTGATCATGAGCTGCGGAAGCGGAATTTGCGCGATCGCGTCCCGATCACAATTGTCACGCCGGAACCTTACATCGGTCATTTGGGAGTGCGCGATGTCCACAACGCCCACACCGTCATCGCCAAGCTGCTGGCCGAAAAGGATATTCAATTTGTCGAAAATGCGGCGATCGCCCGAGTGGAACCAGCAACGATGATTTTGGCTGATGGTCAACGCCTGCCCTTCCAGTTTTCTATGGTGTTGCCCGCGTTTTATGGCGCGCAGTTTTTGCGCGATGTCCCGGGCTTGACCAACGACAAAGGCTTTGTGCCCATGCTGCCCACTCAACAGCATCCTGACTTTGCCAATATCTATTCGTTAGGGGTCGCTTCGCACTTGGCCCAACCCGACGTCACATCAGTGCCCATTGGTCTGCCCAAGAGTGGCGAAATGGCGGAAGGCATGGGCATGGCAGTGGCGCACAATATTGCCCGCGAATTAGGGGTGATTAAATCCGCTCCGGTGAAAGCCACCCTCGGTGCGGTGTGCTTTGCAGAATTTGGCCATGATGGCCTGGTCTTTATGGCGAATCCTGTGCTGCCGGATCCGGCGACCGGGCATTACGATCGCTCTTTCACCCTGCGCGGGCGGTGGGTGCCCTGGGCCAAACAAGCCTTTGAGATTTATTACTTAGCCAAAATGCGCTTTGGGTCTGCCGTCCCCTGGTTCGAGCGGCTGGGCCTGAAAACGTTGTTTGGCATTTCGCTGATCAAAAAGACGGTGCCTAATCAGCCGACCGATCCCCCTCAAGAAAACGCCGTCCTGTCGCACTAA
- a CDS encoding fasciclin domain-containing protein: MPTIVDIAVNTEGFSTLVAAVQAAGLVEVLQSDGPFTVFAPNDDAFAKLPPGTVQTLVQNPPQLARILTFHVAAGKHTKDELIKMGQIDSVEGAPIPIDGTEGFEVKNATVLAADIEADNGIIHVLDNVILMG, encoded by the coding sequence ATGCCCACTATTGTCGATATCGCCGTGAATACTGAAGGCTTTTCTACCTTGGTCGCTGCTGTGCAAGCTGCTGGCCTGGTGGAAGTCTTACAAAGTGACGGCCCGTTTACGGTTTTTGCCCCCAACGACGACGCCTTTGCCAAGCTGCCCCCTGGCACCGTGCAGACCCTCGTGCAAAATCCTCCGCAACTAGCGCGGATTCTGACCTTTCACGTGGCGGCAGGCAAACACACCAAAGACGAGCTGATCAAAATGGGCCAAATTGACTCCGTCGAAGGGGCACCCATTCCTATTGATGGCACTGAAGGGTTTGAGGTGAAGAATGCCACGGTGCTTGCTGCCGATATTGAGGCCGACAACGGTATCATTCATGTCCTCGACAACGTGATTTTGATGGGATGA
- a CDS encoding DUF3122 domain-containing protein, with protein sequence MLLSQLQPSHAVGRWLMAIALPLLLSLTLFVPAAHAAIRTIDEGPGQVLYQTRTTLRDEANQRWQAIAFKRHKADGSEILGLRLVGFPGVADIDRSQPLRLVNSLGHVLTAADTSAKIFTNASSPEPYIGQYDLGAVLPEIQPAIPLELQIPVTAGDPITLLIPPPTLEEWQQLPSCGH encoded by the coding sequence ATGTTGTTATCCCAATTGCAGCCATCCCATGCGGTGGGCCGATGGCTGATGGCGATCGCGCTCCCCCTCCTTCTGAGCCTGACGCTGTTTGTCCCTGCCGCCCACGCCGCCATTCGCACCATTGACGAAGGACCCGGACAAGTCCTCTATCAAACTCGCACCACTCTGCGGGATGAGGCGAATCAACGCTGGCAAGCGATCGCTTTCAAACGTCACAAAGCTGACGGTTCTGAAATCTTAGGACTGCGGCTCGTCGGCTTTCCCGGTGTAGCGGATATTGATCGCTCACAGCCCTTGCGATTGGTGAACTCCCTCGGCCACGTCCTCACCGCCGCCGACACCTCTGCCAAAATCTTTACCAATGCATCCTCCCCCGAGCCCTATATCGGACAATACGACTTAGGGGCCGTCCTCCCAGAGATTCAGCCCGCCATTCCGCTGGAACTCCAGATTCCAGTCACCGCAGGCGATCCCATTACGCTCCTCATTCCTCCCCCAACGTTAGAAGAATGGCAGCAACTTCCTAGCTGTGGCCATTAG